In Janthinobacterium sp. J1-1, a single genomic region encodes these proteins:
- the gspI gene encoding type II secretion system minor pseudopilin GspI, which produces MTFFPPRPQLCASQRGFTLLEVLVALVIVGTALGASLRAVGSLTQNSDGLRSAMMATWSAENHLVRLRLEKKFPQTGKRTEDCPQGDLKLICEEEVVATPNPRMRQVRVNVYDAQYPARRIVRLVLLSFND; this is translated from the coding sequence GCGCGGCTTCACCCTGCTCGAAGTACTGGTGGCGCTGGTGATCGTCGGTACCGCGCTGGGCGCGTCCTTGCGCGCCGTCGGCAGCCTGACGCAGAACAGCGATGGCCTGCGCAGCGCCATGATGGCCACCTGGTCGGCCGAAAACCACCTGGTGCGCTTGCGCCTGGAGAAAAAATTCCCGCAGACGGGCAAGCGCACCGAGGATTGCCCGCAGGGCGACCTGAAACTGATTTGCGAAGAGGAAGTGGTGGCTACGCCGAACCCGCGCATGCGCCAGGTGCGCGTGAACGTCTATGACGCGCAGTACCCGGCCCGGCGCATCGTGCGCCTGGTCCTGTTGTCGTTCAACGACTGA
- a CDS encoding prepilin-type N-terminal cleavage/methylation domain-containing protein → MARPRSAAGFTLIELLVAIGILAMVALLGWRGLDSIVRSREVLNAQLEQSRGMQLTFAQMQSDCDHLAGASSVNAASNTLLNGRANLSAETDRLILVRQAASEQQPQQLQVVTYRLVGGVLTRRESNGTRDLAVLDTLWQAARDDTDSGNANVVLLRGVDSMAMRGQRKLTSNAAPDWITLAAGSKTDDLAGLEVTLQLPGQAAGLSKVFLLGPG, encoded by the coding sequence ATGGCGCGCCCACGCTCCGCCGCCGGCTTCACGCTGATCGAGCTCCTGGTGGCGATCGGCATCCTGGCCATGGTCGCCTTGCTGGGCTGGCGTGGCCTGGACAGCATCGTGCGCTCGCGCGAGGTACTGAACGCCCAGCTCGAGCAGTCGCGCGGCATGCAGCTGACGTTCGCGCAGATGCAGAGCGATTGCGACCACCTGGCCGGCGCCAGTTCCGTCAATGCGGCAAGCAATACCCTCCTCAATGGCCGCGCCAACCTGTCGGCCGAGACCGACCGCCTGATCCTGGTGCGCCAGGCCGCCTCCGAGCAGCAGCCGCAGCAGCTGCAAGTGGTCACCTATCGCCTGGTCGGCGGCGTGCTGACACGGCGCGAGTCGAACGGCACGCGCGACCTGGCCGTGCTCGACACCCTGTGGCAGGCGGCGCGCGACGATACCGATAGCGGCAATGCCAACGTGGTGCTGCTGCGCGGCGTCGACAGCATGGCGATGCGCGGCCAGCGCAAACTGACCAGCAACGCGGCGCCCGACTGGATCACCCTGGCTGCCGGCAGCAAGACCGACGACCTGGCCGGCCTGGAAGTGACCTTGCAACTGCCGGGACAGGCCGCCGGCCTGTCCAAAGTCTTCTTGCTGGGGCCGGGATGA